ACAACACCTGGCTACGGCCTGAGTGATCACAACACCTGGCTACAGCCTGAGTGATCACAACACCTGGCTACAGCCTGAGAGAACACAACACCTGGCTACGGCCTGAGAGATCACAACACCTGGCTACGGCCTGAGTGAACACAACACCTGGCTACAGCCTGAGTGAACACAACACCTGGCTACAGCCTGAGTGAACACAACACCTGGCTGGTTCAACTGGTTTTTAATTAGTTGGTGATTTCCGCATGTGTGAGGCCTTGGTCATTGATATAAAACAGGACTATTGTGATCAATACTTTATTACTGGTTCCATACTGGTTCCATACTGGTTCTATACTGGTTCCATACTGGTTCTTTACAGGTTCCATACTGGTTCTTTACTGGTTCTTTACAGGTTCCATACTGGTTCTTTACAGGTTCCATTACGGTTCTATACCGGTTCTTTACAGGTTCCATACTTGCTCTTTTCTTGCTGGTTCCGTACTGGTTCCATACTGGTTCTATACTGATTCCATACTGGTTCCATAATGATTCCATACTGGTTCCAAATTGGTTCTTTACTGACTCTTTACTGGTTCCATACTGGTTCCATACTGGTTCCATACTGGTTCTATACTGGCTCCATGCTGGTTCCATGCTGGTTCTATGCTGGTTCCATACTGGTTCTAACCCAAAGCTGATgcctggttgcctggcaaccactgTTAAAAGTTGGTGTTGTGCCCTGAGCTGGTGAAGGTGGAGCTCTGTGGCCGCCACGAGCTCGCCGCTCCCCTTTAACTACTCTATATACTGCTGGGGATCAGTAAAGTTTAGTCTGTAATAACATCATAATGTGTTAGTTGGTTGTATTCTgtattaataatgaatgaataataacGTAACTCAGTCTAatgtctgtccgtctgtgtttcctctgcagCGTCTTCAGGGTCTCTGATATGAGCAGCGCTGtacgtcttcttcttcttctcctcatgTTTGATCACGATTCATCATCacgatgatgtcatcacagctgtgatgtaatgagtgtgtgttgtgatgtgtgtgtggtcaggctcagaggaagaggaggaccaCAGGAAGTCCTCTGGTCTCCAGACCCAGCACCAAGACCAGCAGAGGGGCCAGCGCTAGGAGGCCGTCGGCCAGCGCTAGGAGGCCGCCGGCTAACGCTAGGAGGCCGCCGGCTAACGCTAACAGAGCAGCTAACAGGACGGCTAACGTTAGCGCGACGTCTGATGTCAACCCTGCCCCCCCCACAGAAACCATCGACGTGATGGACAACACGGAGGACAGTCAGTACAGATCAATACTCTCCTCTGTTGTAGATTACTATCAGAGTCAACCAATAAGCATTCcggatcaataatcaataactgATCTGTGTTCAGGTGTAGAGGAGGTGGTGGATCTGACCtgtgatcaataatcaataactgATCTGTGTTCAGGTGTAGAGGAGGTGGTGGATCTGACCTGTGAGGGATCAGAAGCTGCTGCTGTGGTCGACCTGACGAACAACGACTCAGTACTGGTAACAATACAGTACTACACAGTACTACATGTACTACACAGTAATACACAGTACTATTAATTAAACTCGGAACACATTTATTTCCGCTACACCTGGACTTTAATCGTTGGTGTGTTCAGTGTTTCAGAGAGTTTGGTCGTTGAAGAGAAACTGATCAAATGTAActgttcttcttctgttgtttttgtttcttcttctgctgccgTGACGATCCAGCTGGTGGACGAAGGTAAGACGTCTTTCAGTCGTCATGTTGACAAAgtttcattaaaggaacagtccaACATTTCTCTGGGTGTCTTCCATCAGGCCCTCAGAACAGGAGAGTCCCCACAGGTGAGAGTTACGTCGTCAGcagtgatgaagatgaggacGCGCCCCCTGTCGTCAACACTGCAATAATGTCCTCTGTACAGAACCCCAGCTTCTCCAGGTAATAGACTGATCCCAGCTAACATTATCTTTATATCACAGCCAGGTAATAGACTGATCCCTACTAGCATCATCTTTAAATCACAGCCAGGTAATAGACTGATCCCTACTAGCATCATCTTTAAATCACAGCCAGGTAATAGACTGATCCCTGCTAACATTATCTTTATATCACAGCCAGGTAATAGACTGATCCCTGCTAGCATCATTTTGAAATCACAGCCAGGTCGTAGACTGATCCCTGCTAACATTATCTATAAATGACAGCCAGGTAATAGACTGATCCCAGCAAACATCTATAAATGACAGCCAGGTAATAAACTGATCCCAGGTAACATTATCTTTAAATCACAGCCAGGTCTTAGACTGATCCCCGCTAACCTTATATTAAAATCTCGTCCAGGTAGTAGACTGATCCCTGCTAACATTATCTTTAAATCACAGCCAGGTAATAGACTGATCCCAGCAAACATCTATAAATGACAGCCAGGTAATAAACTGATCCCAGGTAACATCATCTTTACATCACAGCCAGGTAATAGACTGATCCCAGCTAACATAATCATTAAATCACAGCCAGGTAATAGACTGATCCCTGCTAACATTATCTATAAATCACAGCCAGGTAATAGACTGATCCCAGGTAACATTATCTTTAAATCACAGCCAGGTAATAGACTGATCCCAGGTAACATTATCTTTAAATCACAGCCAGGTCGTAGACTGATCCCACCACTAGAACACAGTAgaatctctctgtgtgttacaGGTCGACTCCGGGGACGATCAGCTGTCCCGTCTGTCTGGACTCATACTCTGAGGTGAGACTCAAGCACACCTGTTGCACACCTGGACAGCAGGTAGAATGATGCGTTCTGATTGGCCGGTTGTTGTTTCCTTCACAGATCGTAGAGAGCGGCCGATTGGTCGTTTCCACTAAATGTGGTCACGTGTTCTGCAGCCAGTGTCTGAGAGAtgctctgacatcatcacacaccTGTCCTACCTGTAGGAAGAGACTGACCCACCGCCAGTACCACCCCCTCTAcatctgacatcatcacacaccTGAGGTACCGTTGGATCAGTGACGTCATCAGATCTATCAGAAACAAAAGACTTTGTGAGCTGCGTTTTAATTAAAGACTGGTAACGATCgattattgattcattattGATTGATATGTATTATtgatatatagaatatatttgATATTCTCAGTTTattattacgtttttttttcgtCTCTGGgctctgtttattttctatTGTGACGGATAAAATGTGTTAAAGTAGAAATAAATTCTATTAAATTCTATGAAGTTTCTTTGTTTTCAGTTGATTCTGTTTGAAACTGAAATCAGTTACTCAGGTAACACACAGGTAAGTCCCTAAATTCCCCCTATTCTCATCTGGTTACCCTAGGTAACACTCAGGTAACACTCGGGTAACACTATTGATGTAGTATGGACAATAATGtgaataatcacgattaaatattatatttgattgACATATTGAATTAGTATACAACTATATAGACGTAGACAATAGTAAATAGTAGTATACAATAGTATATAGAAGTATACAACagtatatagtagtagtagacaaCGGTTTATAgaagtatatagtagtatacaACAGTAAATAGAAGAATACAACAGTATAAATAAGTATACAATACTATATAGTAATACACAACAGTCTGTAGTAGTATACAACAGTATATTGTAATAGACAACAGTATATAGTAATAGACAacagtatatagtagtatataaaaGTATTCAAcagtaaatagaaaaaatacaatAGTATATAGAAGTATACACCAGTATGTAGTAGTATACAacagtatatagtagtatacaATAGTATATAAAAGTATACAACAAAATATAGAAGAATACAATAGTATATAGAAGAATACAATAGTATATAGAAGTATACACCAGTATGTAGTAGTATACAACAGTATCTAGTAGTATACAGTGGTAcatgtattaataatatgaatctgtaaagtagCTTTAGTTGTCAGATAaaaagtgcagtaaaaagtactcTGAAATAGTGGATAGcaggagtagaagtataaagtaacaggAAGTGGAAATACTCTAGTAATGTACTGTAAAGGTATACTGAAGGATAGTAATAGAGTAGAAGTGTTCAGTCACATGGTGAAGCAGAGATGactgtcttgttttcttttgttgtccAGCCTCTGTTTAGTGACAGAGTGATGCATTCTGGAACGTCTGAGTCTGCTGTAGTTTTGTTATCAGATAATAGAACTACAGATCTTGTGACTCTGAGTCACTTCAGACAGACTGCTCACAGGAGTCACAAGACTGATGAGTCACGGTCACCTGAAACAAAGTCTgctgctgattggctgatgACACAATCACACGGGATGAGCTCATACatgctaaaatagaataaacaAAAACTTTTGTTAATGCACTCTGCATAAAGTTCAGATCAACACAGGGGAATTACAAAAAGATTCTTCTAGAATATTCATGAACTTAATATTTATTATGTCACATCTGTTGCTCTTCATCAGCGTAATGCAGCACATGTTAAGTGATGTAGGtgaaaataaagatttattaAGAAAAggttctatatatgtatataaaataacTGCGGCAAAATACCACAATAAATgcataaacagttgaaataaaatattttatttgtgaaAGATGATTTTAAATATCAC
This DNA window, taken from Sebastes umbrosus isolate fSebUmb1 chromosome 9, fSebUmb1.pri, whole genome shotgun sequence, encodes the following:
- the rnf4 gene encoding RING finger protein 4 — protein: MSSAAQRKRRTTGSPLVSRPSTKTSRGASARRPSASARRPPANARRPPANANRAANRTANVSATSDVNPAPPTETIDVMDNTEDSVEEVVDLTCEGSEAAAVVDLTNNDSVLLVDEGPQNRRVPTGESYVVSSDEDEDAPPVVNTAIMSSVQNPSFSRSTPGTISCPVCLDSYSEIVESGRLVVSTKCGHVFCSQCLRDALTSSHTCPTCRKRLTHRQYHPLYI